A genome region from Carya illinoinensis cultivar Pawnee chromosome 2, C.illinoinensisPawnee_v1, whole genome shotgun sequence includes the following:
- the LOC122297534 gene encoding zinc-finger homeodomain protein 2-like: MEFEEQEEHEEEMELDGTGYDSLGNTGRFKIQSSGGGGGPDLAVAQQQQTKRPRYRECLKNHAVGIGGHALDGCCEFMPAGAEGTLDALKCAACNCHRNFHRKETDLHVGVGSVDPYQQVPNHPQFSPYYRTPAGYLHVAPQLHRPLALPSTSGGHSRDDQEEDVSNPSGGLGGSVSKKRFRTKFTQEQKDRMLELAERLGWRIQKHDEAVVQQFCSDTGVKRHVLKVWMHNNKHTLERKIGGTG; this comes from the exons ATGGAGTTCGAGGAACAGGAGGAGCACGAGGAGGAGATGGAGCTGGACGGCACGGGCTACGACTCGCTCGGGAACACGGGTCGATTTAAAATACAGAGCTCGGGAGGTGGAGGAGGACCTGACTTAGCCGTGGCGCAGCAGCAGCAGACAAAGAGGCCGAGGTACCGAGAGTGTCTGAAGAACCATGCGGTTGGTATCGGAGGGCACGCGCTCGACGGCTGTTGCGAATTCATGCCCGCCGGAGCCGAGGGAACCCTCGACGCGCTCAAATGTGCTGCCTGCAACTGCCACCGCAACTTCCACCGCAAGGAGACCGATTTGCACGTCGGTGTCGGCTCTGTGGACCCGTACCAGCAGGTCCCAAACCATCCGCAATTCTCTCCGTATTATCGGACCCCGGCCGGGTACCTACACGTGGCCCCGCAGCTGCACAGGCCACTGGCGTTGCCGTCGACCTCGGGAGGTCACAGCAGGGATGACCAGGAGGAGGACGTGTCGAATCCGAGTGGTGGGCTTGGTGGGTCAGTGTCGAAGAAGAGGTTTAGGACCAAGTTCACGCAGGAGCAGAAGGACAGAATGTTGGAGCTGGCGGAGAGGCTGGGGTGGAGGATTCAGAAGCACGACGAGGCCGTGGTGCAGCAGTTCTGTAGCGATACCGGAGTCAAGCGTCACGTTCTTAAGGTGTGGATGCACAACAACAAGCACACCCTTG AAAGAAAGATTGGTGGTACGGGATGA